In Lolium rigidum isolate FL_2022 chromosome 3, APGP_CSIRO_Lrig_0.1, whole genome shotgun sequence, the genomic window ATAAAGAAATAAATAGCTGCAAGTCCAAAATGCAGAACCAACAGAGGCAACTGCAAAGTCAGAAAAGATAATTATATCTTGAGACTGAAGACAGTCATCGCCcaaaggatcaccaccaatctattCTTATATGATTCTTTCCACTCTTTAAAGTTTAAGTAGAGATGATGGAAAAGATAAGGTTGATTTCCTTTCATGTATAATAGTTTCTTTCCTCTGTGCATTTTGATTTATGGTTCAGCCGTTCAGACATCTCACAACCAGAGTTTTCCTATTGAAGTGTAGTGGCATATGACATACCTCCATGACTATAGGAAATAACAAGGGAGGAACTGTAAATTAAATTAACTGAATATAACCATGTCTTCATGACTTGGTTGAAATATTCCACGGATTCCTTCCACCAAGTTGGTAAAACAAATGCAGCACTGTTGCAAGTCCATAACATTGGGACCAGATGACAAAACAGAGTCAACATGTGCCCTGTGACACCATCACAGCAAGCATGGTGTTGAGACCACGTTCTTAAGACATCTTTATTTCAATTTGCCACAGCACAATGCAAATACAACTCCATGGGAACATTACAGTGTGTTTACTAGAACATGAAACAGCATAGGAGGAGGTTTTTCAGGCAGTTCAGATAAAAACTGAGCATCATATCTAtcagaaggaagaaggaagaaaaatAATACTCCAGTATGTTAAGCATGAGATTGTACCTTGTTTGCCCACATCAGTCCACAAGCATTGCACAAAGTCCTTGGACCAGCTGGACCACGGCGCATTGCTGGTGTCATCTTTTCACTAGTGCCACAATTCTGACACCTGTATCAAGTATGATATGGAGGGAAAAGGGGTCATCCCTTTCCCATTCAACAAACAAATAGACAGAAAAAGTGGACCAAGTGATCAAAGATAAGACAACTTTAATTCTTGAGACAGGAAATCTTGGCCCGAGCCCTGAGAGGCAGGATCACAGCCTGGTGATGGAGATTCCCCCTCCAGATTTGTTCTTCCTGCGAATTGCCCCTTTCGACGCTGCATCCTGAGAGAGTGTAATTAGAAACATGAGTACTAAGTTCTTCAGCCATGTTATATGTTCCTGCTAGTTTACAACTAGTTGCTACTCGGATACATGGCTTAATGAACCGGATCTTATTAGCTTAATTTTCCCAACCATGCCATCCAGAGGATCTAGTTTCAGCTTTTTTACTTCCTAGGAACCCCTATCCCTACCCAACCTATCCTCTCGCCCTCTTGGCATGCCTTGCAGCATCTACCCTGATGACCACAGATCACTATATTCtacaacaagcatgcaacatgcaATCAGATCATGGCTTATGGCTGCCATCGtcgccaaccaaggccatagTTTTTCTTCCATGTGAGTATTTGTTGAACCAAATTTGACCAAGTAAATACAAGCTAAGAAAAATTGTGCTTTCATTGGTTAAAGAGTGAGAAAAAAACTAAGAGGGATAACACAACCTTTTCAAAAGAACTAAAACCTAACACAATTGTTAGCCATGTCTCAAAATTATAAATACAGGGCTTCTGAAATTACAACATTTCATACCGAAATCTCCAGCTGGATATAAACTTAACATCTTCGTTTACTTCATGTGTTTGATTTGGCAAGATTTCTACGGGTAGGGGAAACTCGTGAAGTTGGATATGGCTGGCAATGGTGGTGGTTAGCACCAATTGCAGAGGAAGGCGGGCATAGAGTAAGAGAAACTAAGGGATATGCTATAATAATGCCATGTAAATTGATATATTGGAACCTTGTGAGTACCTGGGATATATTTCAAGTTTTTAACAACGTCTCATTTTTTTCACCTAGAGCAGTAAGGTGGGACCTATTGATTATATATACACACAGAAGTTGTACAAAAGAACTGTACAAAAATAAAGGCCAGAGAACAGATAAATGTTTACTATACTCTTTAAGCAAACAAAAAGGAGATAAGACAAAACCCTGTTCGCTAGCTTTTATTGAGGAAAAATGCTTATAAACTAAGTTTCCACACGGGCAAATTCTTTTAACCCGACATTCAGAACCATCTGCTTTCAATCTCTTTCCTTCAGCACATCCTTATGAAAAATCCATCCTGTTACTTATGGACCTATTAACGAACTCGTTCATCTTAGTACACCTTTTTAAAAGGTCAATCGGTTATGGACCACTAATGGCGTGCGTCTGATGAAGAACTAGGCAAAACAATGATATGGGTCTGATTAACTCCACTAGCTAATGAATTAGTTTCTTTAATATATATAGTGATAAGGATTATGAGTGGTCCAAAATAAACAGAATACTGACATCGATGCCTCAAATGTAGCTTTTACATTTATTGGTACAATTGACAACTGATAAATCTGGCAAACTAGGTAGTCATTTGCAGCTTTTACTGATGATATTCAGTGGTACCATTGACAATTGATAAGTCTGGCAGACTACGTACAAACCTGTGGGCCACTTCTTTGCGCACGGCATAACGTATTTTCTTATCAAAATTTCTCCCCTTCCTTTTTTCACGGAACCTGATGAGCGAAGCAACCCTTTTTGCAGGAATGTCTGTCCTCTGAAGTAAATCCTCATAACCCTGCACAAGAATGTTAACATCACATCATAAAGGAATAAACTATCATTAGCAGTCATATATACGGCGGAGTAATTTTCACATACCCTGTTTTCCTGTTGACTACGTAAAACCATGGCAGCTAAACCGGGTGGAAGTTCGCCAGTTCCTAATAATGACAGGACAGCTTGGACCTGGAAACTGACTTTGGCTTAGATAAAACAGAACCGCGTCAAGAGGTAGAAATTCAAATGTAAATATAACAACAGAATTACCGATATATCTGCATATGGTATACATTACAAATTCCTCTTAAAAGTAGTCATTACAAACTGACATATATTATGGTGATGGCCACTTACAGCAAGAAACACTATGACTGGATATCAAACTGCCCAAgtgacaaggactaaggcttttgGCAGTTGTATAGTATGGAAGTAACCCATTACTGATAGGCAATGAGGAATGAGGAATTGAGGATAAGTATTACTGTTCAAGTGATAAGAACTACACCGCCATAGCAGGTAGTGACAGCCTAGTTTCCCTAGCAACATCattatacatccaaatttagacaaatctaagacatcctttataggacagagggagtacaattCTTAACTCAAATAAATCACACGTAATCTATTTTCAACCTGTACCAAACCAATTGCATTATACCAATCTGAACCATTTCTTTCGGGCCGATGTAACAGTACTCATCACCGTAAACATACAGTGAAATGTGTAGAGAAGAGTTGCACTAATCCGGTCCGCAAAAAAAAAGAGTTGCACTAATCCTGATCACGTAAACAATAACACGCCTTCCTAGAATGACCTAACGAAAATCCTTAAGAACAGCATATAACCAATTCCCCGCGCGAGGCAACGAAACGCATCGAATTTATAACTCGGCCGTGCGACAAGAAAACAGAGCGACTAGAGTTGAGGGGGGATGAAACCTTGTCAGGGGTGATGGATTCGAACACGTAGACCTCGCCCTGGAACAGCAGCGTCAGCTGGTTCGGGCTCCCCGCTAGCGCCGAGACCGGCGCCGGGGCCGGCGACTCCTCAGCCGgtgcctgctcctcctcctcctcctcctcttcctcctcgtcgtcatcttcctcctcctcctcctcctcctccacgttgtcctcgccgccgtcgtcgtcaccGGCTGCAGCTGCTGCTGCGGATTCCGCGTCGCGCATCTCGGCGTCGGCGTCCCGTGGGGCGGCGGCGTCGGACATGGCCGGCGGTGACGGGGAGCACGCAACCCTAGATGGGGGAATGGAAGGTGGTGATGCGGCGCAGGCAGCTGTGTGCCTCTCTAGTGTAACTGGGCCCCACTTATTTTTCCCCCTTTTTGTGAAACGTGTGGCGATGCGGAGGAATAGGCGACTGGGATTTACCAGATTGCAAATGCCGTGATGCGACCACCAAATATAcaattttattctctttataataaaataaaaacataatgACATACTACTCCCTTTGTTCTAAAAAAAAGATGTTTTatctaaaatttggatgtattttgATTGAGTGCatacatttgaatttagataaatttcCAACATTTTTTTGAGATGGATGAAGTATATTTTAGAGAGGGTTTGAGGAAATTTGGTGTTATGCTTTGGGTATTGTATTTAAGCATTTGTCTTTAATTTTGCATATACTGCATGCGTGTATAGAAAAAACTACTACACTAATGATAATGTTTGGAAACAATATATGGGTAAATTAAAATTCATTTACACATGTATATATTGTGGGGATTGCTCTATATCTTGAGTCTAATAACATTGTATACTTTTGTAGTATTTGATGTTACTACAACCGATTTTTATTTGTGAAATTTCTTATATAAGCCATATTAAAGAGATTATCATCGACTACCAAGGCTGAGAGAGATTGAAAGAGAATGGAACCCAATGTGTGTTTTAATGATTAATGATAATCTATACGAACTAATGTTTGCATTTACCCATACTTGAAGGGTTAGTCCATAAAACAATGCTTCAAGATCATATGTTGGTTTCAAAGTAGAAAGAAGAAGTTCAAGCGTGACCAAGTTTAGGTGATCCAAAAAAAATGTCACAGTAGAGCATATTACAAATaggtcttgaagaagaagaccggcatgtttaacttcaagacatcatcataataaataaataagaaaTGGTACATGGTTCATCAAATTAAAGAGCAAAGATTGAATTCATGTTGATCAATACACAAAGTATATATGATGTAGCGAGTAGGACCAAATGAGTTCGTAGTATTGTAAGAAAATTTTGAATGTGCTTTGTGAGCTAACTCATGATATATGGGTTGGTGTTTCCACTTTGGGTCAAATATCTCTTTATGGGCTTGCATCAAAAGGAATAACACATATAGCCCACGGGTGGATGATGTCAAGAGTGGTATtcatcatcaaggttgagaagttcaaataaaaaaaattgtcgGTCGACTCGTGGCGTGAATAGTTCTTTTTTCATTCGATTCACTTTTGGGGTCATTTTCCTCTCGTTACTCCCTATGTTCCAAGTTTTTCCTCTTGGTTTTTTCTATCTAATGCTCCAAAATTAGTCATATACATGGTGACCTGCGAAGTGTACATGGAGATACCACCAGGTTTCAATACCTCACAAACCCCATGAAAGGTATACAGGCTGAAGAAATTCTTGTAGGGTCTGAAACAATCACCGAGAACTTGGTTTGATAGGTTCAAATGTGTTGTTTGTGGTATGGGCCAGGAATGGTCAATGCAATAGTGACCACACGATGTTCTACATGCACTATGGTCAGAAGATCACCATTCTTACAGTGCATGTGGATGACGTACATGTGGATGACATTATCATCACTGGAGATGACTAGGAGgaaataaagagattggaagaGTGTGTGAGCAACGAAtttgaggtgaaagatttgggCAACCTAAAATACTTTATTGGCATAGAAGTGGTCCGGACAGAGAAGGAAATATCTTTGTGTCAACGAAAATACACCTTGGATCTCTTGAGAGACATTGGCATGATGGGATGTCGTGCAGGGCCTACCCCCGATTGAACAAAATTATCAAGTGACGGCACAATTGAATAAGGAAGATTATCAGAAAATGGTTGGAAGGCTATTATACTTGTGTCATAACAGACCTGACATTACATATGTTGTGGGTATGGTGAGTAGATACATGCATGAACGAAGGAGTAGGCATCTTGATATAGTGCACAAAATCTTAAGATACTTGAAGGGAATACCGAGAAAGGGGTTGTGGTTCGAAAAGAGTGGATATATTGAGGTGGATGGATATACTGATTCTGATTGGGATGGTtgtcaagatgatagaagatcaacaTCGAAATATTTTGTGTTTGTGGGAGGAAACTTGGTGCCATGGAGAAGCAAGAAACAAACAGTTGTGTCTAGATTAACATCAGAAGCTGAATATAGAGCTTTATCTCAAGGGGTTAGTGAGATGCTCTTATGAGAGAGTTGAAACTTCTAAGGAAGAGACCCCTGAGAGTGTGGTGTGACAATCAATTAGATAAAGTATTGCAAATAATCCATTACAACATGACAGGATAGAACATGTGGAAATTAACCGCTTATTCATTAAGGAGAAACTTGATGGTGTGATCATCACCCTTTACTCATGTTCAGGGCACTGACAAACAAATTAGAAACAAAAGAATGTAACTTCGCATGTGATTAGATGAGACTGATAGATATCTACCACAAACACAAAATTCACAAAGTTCGAAACACCGTGAAACAAACACTTTTAGAATAGTATTTCACCATGTGATCGAGTTTTTCAAAAGTTTCATTAGCTTTCAAAAGTCAATTTTCAAATAGTttcaaaatatatttaatattGCCCTTGTTTTAAATCTCTCTTGACTAGGAATTCAGATATTTAAACGGTTGTCAAATCACACTTTTAGTTCAAAATCTACATAGGTTTTAAATTGTGAAAGAAGAGAGAGGGACTGACACAACATCAAAATAGAGCAACAAGATGAGCCACATGATGTAAACGTTGATACACCAAGcatagagcaacaagtggagtacTGGTCAAACCAAGCATTGATATACCATTGCCAGGCAACATTGGAAGAAGCACACCCGCTAGAAATGCTTTATTTCGTTTTATTCATGTTCTTTGTTTCCTTATTATCGATCCGGGACTTATGAAGGGCTTGCAGTGCTAAATTTCA contains:
- the LOC124703850 gene encoding GATA transcription factor 18-like, encoding MSDAAAPRDADAEMRDAESAAAAAAGDDDGGEDNVEEEEEEEEDDDEEEEEEEEEEQAPAEESPAPAPVSALAGSPNQLTLLFQGEVYVFESITPDKVQAVLSLLGTGELPPGLAAMVLRSQQENRGYEDLLQRTDIPAKRVASLIRFREKRKGRNFDKKIRYAVRKEVAHRMQRRKGQFAGRTNLEGESPSPGCDPASQGSGQDFLSQELKCQNCGTSEKMTPAMRRGPAGPRTLCNACGLMWANKGTLRSCSNAKVEAPISAIEQSNAAVSECQTGTDVKALVAPNNYSAGASNGEVMGHIVPANAAVTEEAPKPQPE